GTATCTTCGTATTATCAAATGATCGCAAAAGCATTGGTTATCCTTGCCGCTGTGTTAGCTGATAATTATTTAGGTAGTAAAAAAACTGCGTAGTAACTTTTGTTTAGTGCGTTGTTATTACATTACTTTAATTTCAATCTAGGAGAAAACTTATGAAAAAGTTTACTAAATTAGCGTCTGTGATGATGTTAGGTCTTATGGCAACAGGTAGTGTTCTTGCAAAAGATACCATTGCTCTAGCAATCTCAACCTTAGACAACCCATTCTTTGTAACTTTAAAAGAAGGGGCGGAGTCAAAAGCAAAAGAGCTTGGCTATGATTTAATTGTGTTGGATTCACGCAACGACCCAGCAAAAGAGCTTGCGAACGTGGAAGATGTAACCGTGCGTGGTGCAAAAGTATTGCTTATCAACCCAACAGATTCACAAGCGGTTGGGAATGCAGTAAAAATTGCAAATAAAAAACATATCCCCGTGATCACATTAGACCGTAATGCTAGTGAAGGCGAAGTGGTAAGCCACATTGCCTCTGATAACGTATTAGGTGGAAAATTAGCTGGCGATTTTATTGCTGAAAAATTAGGCAAAAATGCAAAAGTAATTCAATTAGAAGGTATTCCAGGTGCGTCAGCTGCTCGTGAACGTGGTGAAGGTTTCCAGCAAGCAGTTAAAGCACACAACTTTGACGTACTTGCAAGCCAACCAGCAGATTTTGACCGCACCAAAGGCTTAAACGTAATGGAAAACTTACTGACGTCTAAACCTGATGTGAAAGCCGTATTTGCACAAAACGATGAAATGGCACTAGGTGCATTGCGTGCAACAATGGCAGCAAACAAAAAAGACATTTTAATCGTAGGCTTTGATGGTACAGACGAAGGTTTACAAGCAGTTAAACGTGGTAAACTTGGTGCAACTATCGCTCAACAGCCTGCGTTAATCGGTCAATATGGTATTGAAGCAGCAGATAAAGTCTTAAAAGGCGAAAAAGTGGAAGCAAGCATTCCAGTACCATTAAAAGTGGTAACGAAATAATACTACCGCTCCCTGAGCCTGTCGAAGGGAAAATGAAGTACTAATACTTCGACAAGCTCAGTAACCGTACTTCGATAAATTCTGTTACATAAAAAAAAGTTAGGGTAGTTTAGATTATATTAAGCTTACATACACTGCTCACAAGCGGTGTATTTTTCATCAAAATTTACAAAAAATTAAGGATTCATTATGTCAAATCATCGCCTTGTTGTGCTTGGCAGTATCAATGCTGATCACGTTGTTTATACCAAACGCTTCCCACAAGCTGGGGAAACTATTTTTGGCACAAAATATCAAATTGCTTACGGTGGCAAAGGTGCTAATCAAGCCGTTGCTGCGGCAAGGTTAGGGGCAAAGGTTGATTTTATTGGTTGTATTGGCGATGATTCGATTGGACAAGAAATGAAAACTGCCTTTGAAAAAGATAATATCAACACTCAACATATTTTTAAAATATCCCAAGAAATGACAGGGATTGCAATGATCCAAGTAACAGAACAAGCAGAAAATAGCATTGTGATTTGTGCGGGAGCAAACGCTCACTTATTACCTGAACGCTTAACTGAATGTCAATCAACAATACAAAATGCCGATGCTTTGTTAATGCAACTTGAAACGCCCCTTGAAACTATTATTCAAGCCACAAATATTGCTTTTGAAAGCGGTGTAAAAGTGATTTTAAACCCCGCCCCTGCTCGTACATTGCCTGATGAATTATTAGAAAAATTGTATATGATTACCCCAAATGAAACCGAAGCGGAATTATTAACAGGTATTAAGGTAACCGATGAACAATCGGCTCAACAAGCCGCCCAAGTATTTCATCAAAAAGGCATTGAATATGTGCTGATAACCTTAGGTTCTAAGGGCGTTTATTGTAGCCATCAAAATCAAGGTGAAATTATCAAAGGGTTTAAAGTGAATGCGATTGATACCACCGCCGCTGGCGATACTTTTAATGGTGCATTATTAACGGCATTACTCGAACAAAAACCAATGCCAGAGGCGATCACCTTTGCTCACGCAGCCGCCGCACTTTCAGTGACGAAAAAAGGAGCACAATCTTCAATTCCTAGCCGAGAAGATGTGATGAATTTTTTACAATCTCAATAATCTCGGTTAGTATAAGCGGTTATATTTAAACCAATTTTTACGATTTAAGGATCAACGCTTAATGGCAACAATGAAAGATATTGCACGCATTGCGAAAGTATCAACATCAACGGTTTCACACGTTATCAATAACTCTCGCTTTGTGAGTGATGAAATCAGAGAAAAGGTGCTCGCTGTTGTTGAAGAGCTAAATTATAGCCCTTCGGCACTCGCTCGTAGCCTCAAAGTAAACGAAACTAGAACGATTGGAATGCTCGTTACTGCGAGCGATAACCCTTTTTTCTCTGAAATTATTCGTTATGTTGAGCAATATTGCCATAGCTATAATTATAATTTGATCCTTTCTTACGCCGACGGAAACAACGAGCGTTTACAAAAAAATATCCAAACGTTAATTCAGAAAAAAGTAGATGGTTTGATCTTGATGTGTTCGGAATCACACTGGAATATTAGCGATGATATCAATCATCAACTTACGTTACCAATGGTAATTATGGACTGGTGGCCAACGGAATTAAATGCGGATAAAATCATCGAAAACTCAGAACTTGGTGGCTATCTTGCAACAAAAGCACTGATTGATAAAGGTTACACCAAAATTGCGATTATTACCGCTGGAATTAAAAAATTCCTTGCTCAAAATCGTTTAGAAGGTTATAAAAAAGCCCTTAAAGAAGCTAATTTAGCCATCAATTCAGATTGGATTATTGAAAGCCACGCAAACTTTCAAGATGGTTTTAACGCTATGC
This DNA window, taken from Phocoenobacter uteri, encodes the following:
- a CDS encoding substrate-binding domain-containing protein, whose translation is MATMKDIARIAKVSTSTVSHVINNSRFVSDEIREKVLAVVEELNYSPSALARSLKVNETRTIGMLVTASDNPFFSEIIRYVEQYCHSYNYNLILSYADGNNERLQKNIQTLIQKKVDGLILMCSESHWNISDDINHQLTLPMVIMDWWPTELNADKIIENSELGGYLATKALIDKGYTKIAIITAGIKKFLAQNRLEGYKKALKEANLAINSDWIIESHANFQDGFNAMQKLLKKQPLPKAVFACSDTIAIGAYQAIWQAGLKIPQDMAVIGYDDIHIAQFLAPPLTTINQPKKELAKKAVETLLARIKNNNPPYQKIILDPVLKLRKSI
- the rbsK gene encoding ribokinase, with amino-acid sequence MSNHRLVVLGSINADHVVYTKRFPQAGETIFGTKYQIAYGGKGANQAVAAARLGAKVDFIGCIGDDSIGQEMKTAFEKDNINTQHIFKISQEMTGIAMIQVTEQAENSIVICAGANAHLLPERLTECQSTIQNADALLMQLETPLETIIQATNIAFESGVKVILNPAPARTLPDELLEKLYMITPNETEAELLTGIKVTDEQSAQQAAQVFHQKGIEYVLITLGSKGVYCSHQNQGEIIKGFKVNAIDTTAAGDTFNGALLTALLEQKPMPEAITFAHAAAALSVTKKGAQSSIPSREDVMNFLQSQ
- the rbsB gene encoding ribose ABC transporter substrate-binding protein RbsB gives rise to the protein MKKFTKLASVMMLGLMATGSVLAKDTIALAISTLDNPFFVTLKEGAESKAKELGYDLIVLDSRNDPAKELANVEDVTVRGAKVLLINPTDSQAVGNAVKIANKKHIPVITLDRNASEGEVVSHIASDNVLGGKLAGDFIAEKLGKNAKVIQLEGIPGASAARERGEGFQQAVKAHNFDVLASQPADFDRTKGLNVMENLLTSKPDVKAVFAQNDEMALGALRATMAANKKDILIVGFDGTDEGLQAVKRGKLGATIAQQPALIGQYGIEAADKVLKGEKVEASIPVPLKVVTK